One genomic region from Pirellulales bacterium encodes:
- a CDS encoding HEAT repeat domain-containing protein yields the protein MSPTLNRSSTQHASSNTHIRRLARGFTAFFASCWAFLLTPAHADIFILENDGQIEGELVNQPATPQQTLRIQTKSGGLLEINSALVKRHIPTSPVDDQYEQLRVTAADTVAGQWELAEWCRVKNLNKQREVHLQRVIELDPNHRDARVALGYAQVNGQWQRQEDKMIAEGYVLYKGKWLLPQEIEVIEQARQKALKQKEWFTTLNKLRADALRGSPPQKAQEALQKLKELNDPHAVPALLQSLKTDSNQQMLVLYLEALSRTGGNDAVKVLVNLAMGGGNENLRDLALDLLKAGHHPQAVGFLATELRSKDNKRVNRAGYALGEIADPAAVPVLIEALITKHKYQISAGDNGAISSTFSSGGGGGFGVGGKPKIIEEQIQNFQVLSALTKITGQNELEYNQPAWRAWYAANQKKPVISGRRD from the coding sequence ATGAGTCCTACCCTTAATCGCTCTTCAACCCAGCATGCTTCCAGTAACACCCACATCCGCCGCTTGGCGAGGGGATTTACTGCTTTTTTCGCCAGTTGCTGGGCCTTTTTGTTAACTCCCGCCCACGCGGACATTTTTATCCTGGAAAATGACGGCCAGATCGAAGGGGAGTTGGTCAACCAGCCCGCCACACCCCAACAGACCTTGCGCATCCAAACAAAATCGGGCGGACTTTTAGAAATCAATAGCGCGCTGGTCAAGCGGCATATTCCCACGTCTCCGGTGGATGACCAATATGAGCAACTCCGGGTGACCGCGGCGGACACCGTGGCGGGCCAATGGGAATTGGCCGAATGGTGCCGGGTCAAAAATCTAAATAAACAGCGCGAGGTCCATTTACAAAGGGTGATCGAGTTAGACCCCAACCATCGCGATGCCCGCGTCGCCTTGGGGTACGCCCAGGTGAATGGCCAATGGCAACGTCAAGAGGACAAGATGATCGCTGAAGGTTACGTGCTGTATAAAGGGAAGTGGCTGCTGCCGCAAGAAATCGAAGTGATCGAACAGGCCCGTCAAAAAGCACTCAAGCAAAAAGAATGGTTCACCACATTAAATAAATTGCGGGCGGACGCGCTGCGGGGCTCTCCCCCGCAAAAAGCCCAAGAGGCATTACAAAAACTTAAGGAACTCAACGACCCGCACGCGGTTCCCGCCTTATTGCAATCGCTCAAGACCGACTCCAATCAGCAAATGCTGGTCCTTTATTTGGAGGCTCTCTCCCGGACCGGCGGCAACGACGCGGTTAAGGTCCTGGTCAATCTGGCCATGGGCGGAGGAAACGAAAACCTGCGCGATCTGGCGCTGGACTTATTAAAGGCGGGCCACCATCCCCAGGCGGTCGGTTTTTTGGCCACGGAACTGCGCAGTAAGGATAATAAGCGGGTCAATCGGGCCGGTTATGCCCTGGGGGAGATCGCTGACCCCGCCGCGGTACCGGTCCTTATCGAGGCACTGATCACCAAACATAAATACCAAATCAGTGCCGGCGACAATGGAGCCATTAGCAGCACGTTTTCATCTGGGGGCGGGGGTGGTTTTGGCGTGGGGGGCAAGCCCAAAATCATCGAAGAGCAAATCCAAAATTTTCAGGTTTTATCGGCCCTTACTAAAATCACCGGCCAAAACGAACTGGAATACAATCAACCCGCGTGGCGCGCCTGGTACGCCGCCAATCAAAAAAAACCGGTCATCAGCGGTCGGCGGGATTAA
- a CDS encoding Hsp70 family protein encodes MSPIIGIDLGTTNSAVAYMAPDGPRLIPNAVGERLTPSAIGFEEDGRILVGRAAKELQVLHPERVATVFKRNMGTDWKQAFPGGEFTPEKLSSLVLRSLKEDAEAFFGEPVTQAVITVPAYFHDNQRKATINAGKIAGLNVLRILNEPTAAALAYGLHAQGDKIIVVVDLGGGTFDVSVVEVFEGALEVRASAGESILGGEDFTRTLAARILEQRGMHFERAELEAPRLVSRLLWLCEQAKCQLSKVPATTVKIPNLQGELSPQAEEFAVTREQLDQWTEGLLGRIELPIRRALGDAGLNRHQVDEVIFVGGATRMPMFAERIRRLFTGEPHSRLNPDEVVALGAAVQAALIANDESVGDLVMTDVSPFTLGIETSKDFGGNLRKGYFMPIINRNTTIPVSRVERVVTVHNNQTSIVVKVYQGEQRRVENNLFLGEFSVENIVRGPKGQEIDIRFTYDLNGVLEIEATVVATGHKVTHLITKHARTMTEFELQSAINAMQALKMHPREDAQNRLLLRRAERVYQELSLHGREHLTALLDGFEDALDQGDKIIIERFREELIEFLDHVDPGNSDEISNSD; translated from the coding sequence ATGTCCCCAATTATCGGAATTGACTTGGGCACCACCAATTCCGCGGTCGCCTACATGGCGCCTGACGGGCCGCGCCTGATCCCCAACGCCGTGGGAGAACGGCTGACCCCTTCGGCCATCGGCTTTGAAGAAGATGGCAGAATCTTGGTCGGTCGCGCGGCCAAGGAACTTCAGGTTCTCCATCCCGAGCGGGTCGCTACGGTCTTTAAGCGAAATATGGGGACCGATTGGAAACAGGCTTTTCCGGGAGGAGAGTTTACTCCTGAAAAGCTATCCAGTTTGGTGCTTCGTTCGCTCAAAGAGGACGCCGAGGCGTTCTTTGGCGAGCCGGTCACCCAGGCCGTGATCACCGTCCCCGCTTACTTTCATGACAATCAGCGAAAGGCCACCATTAACGCGGGCAAAATCGCCGGGTTGAACGTGCTGCGTATCCTTAACGAACCGACGGCCGCGGCCCTGGCCTATGGTTTGCACGCCCAGGGAGACAAAATTATCGTGGTGGTGGACCTGGGGGGCGGTACGTTTGACGTTTCGGTGGTGGAAGTGTTTGAGGGGGCGCTTGAGGTGCGGGCTTCTGCCGGTGAGAGTATCTTGGGGGGAGAAGACTTTACCCGCACCCTAGCGGCCCGGATTTTGGAGCAGCGGGGGATGCATTTTGAGCGGGCGGAACTGGAAGCCCCGCGGTTGGTGTCGCGGCTGTTGTGGCTGTGCGAGCAGGCGAAATGCCAACTGAGTAAAGTCCCCGCGACAACCGTGAAAATTCCTAATTTACAAGGGGAGTTGTCCCCCCAGGCCGAGGAATTTGCCGTAACGCGGGAACAGCTTGACCAATGGACGGAAGGGTTGTTGGGCAGAATCGAACTGCCGATCCGCCGCGCCCTGGGGGACGCGGGGTTAAATCGCCATCAAGTCGATGAAGTCATCTTTGTCGGCGGGGCGACGCGCATGCCCATGTTTGCGGAACGGATACGCCGGTTATTTACGGGCGAACCTCATAGCCGCCTGAACCCCGACGAGGTCGTCGCGCTGGGAGCCGCCGTGCAGGCCGCGCTCATTGCCAATGATGAAAGCGTGGGAGATCTGGTGATGACCGATGTTTCTCCCTTTACATTGGGGATCGAAACATCCAAGGATTTTGGGGGCAACCTGCGCAAGGGTTATTTCATGCCCATCATCAACCGCAACACTACCATTCCGGTGAGCCGCGTGGAACGGGTGGTGACGGTGCATAACAACCAAACTAGCATCGTGGTCAAGGTCTACCAGGGGGAACAGCGGCGGGTGGAAAACAACCTATTTTTGGGGGAGTTTTCGGTGGAAAACATCGTTCGCGGGCCCAAGGGGCAAGAGATCGATATCCGCTTTACCTATGACCTGAATGGCGTGCTGGAGATCGAGGCCACCGTGGTGGCGACGGGCCATAAAGTGACGCACCTGATCACCAAACACGCCCGCACGATGACCGAGTTTGAACTGCAATCCGCGATTAACGCCATGCAGGCGCTAAAAATGCATCCCCGGGAAGACGCGCAAAATCGGCTGCTGCTGCGGCGGGCCGAACGCGTCTATCAAGAACTGTCCCTGCATGGGCGGGAACATCTGACCGCGCTATTGGACGGGTTTGAGGATGCCTTGGATCAAGGGGATAAAATCATTATCGAACGCTTTCGCGAGGAACTGATCGAGTTTTTGGACCATGTGGATCCAGGAAATTCCGACGAAATTTCCAACTCCGACTAA
- a CDS encoding autotransporter-associated beta strand repeat-containing protein yields MDQKFWNFLLGQTSVQLYLAKNWRKALLLGLASAAGFAGSEISSPMSAHAADGSWLLTTGGSWNDPASWTGGIVADGQGFTGTFSTALGAAASVTLDGDRTIGNLVFGVVPGGAASTRTWTINPGTPTTSKLTLDVAAGSPQITVNNNRQVTLNVPLEGTDGFTKTGAGNIALTQPSTLSGTVSLSRASGFVSNNNRFGSLRVGHPQALGTANIVLVPDAAAYNALNLNFATGTMTNNVTLPASGPQIELTSNINLEPTFGGKLSGGHSGMILRISNSDSVAKGGIIFSNPANDFTVDQILLFRGMMGVTASSALGNPTNRLVLDVTRGGAGQEESGLHFLANNVNLPNPVGLREHTVINVNGNNATLSGVIEDFTGGNFEPTSLFSSNGADPGTPGFAYIPGSLKVTAANLHTKEFDVYPQAKYIIANANGMGDIVRGTDVVSGGTVALESSGAPVTFADEPLTIDGMGSSLGGTPAGALENLAGDNTYNGPITITKWDIITGGLTKGSGPTTASIGVTAGTLNITSPIAEDGLNAGSGLTKVGPGTLTLSAINGYTGPTTVNGGTLVVAGTGGVLSTAYTVNSGGVLDVSANGLNLVAGNTLRVGRQGAPANDVIGNVTLTGSTLEIGASGASNVRTATFANNLTLDGTTLKYDLSNLTTVGGGVNDLINVVGDLTLNNVNPIQVNRFNSFLANGTYTLLTYSGTLTGNAANLSLFGGGVTRQVFTFDTSIANQVNLNVSGTPANLEWRGDAVNNIWDLNNGGNNVWKNLTAAGMPLDTFFDLDTVTFNDNGSASPNVQITASVNPLNTIINATTKNYVFDSVGGSIGGVGGLTKTGSGNLTLNVATNSFTGPVSLSGGTVRVTSISDAGIASSLGAGSSLALENVTLIHTGGSPSFSNKALTIGTGNISILANGSSLFLTNTTPAVMQGAGPRTITLGGTVADVSTFGAGLSDNGGPVSIIKNGPGTWVLAGDNNISGPVTINAGNLSVGNGGTTGSLGTGDVTMAPGSVIDFNRSGTLVIPNNISGNGSLVFTPPTPSTFELGGNNTFTGGVTGNEQTRWVLRSATGFGTGPVVMSTNLFTGNSNTLPAIGFRFDNNTSHVVTNDFTFSSAEFRLSFLNTTGTPTSSNPTGVQVTMSGKITGGGPGARFFVDATAGGNHGNALVLTNPLNDFVGTIQNWRGTLAFTSDAALGNPDNDLEQFSENLAGSFRFDAPNIVLNPLREIFMPGSENARPFLTPGVDGEIAGPIHGTGTFIKQGSGTLTLSNPANDFVNDMLLQGGFVRVAVDSALGAGTVDFAMQGGGLATSAGFTTARNISVQTTGGIRTDGAPNTTTHTGILQNQGIFTKSGAGKLVLQGEQDYSQLSTVAVTEGTLTYDLAVAPTNPIVNVEFQAAAGGTLELANAFSILNNPSSTTKIDGTLRNTTNQVVSTNLVFGNNAAVQVGPATTLKLEVTGPNTSTVGTGVTVGIAAGSTLELSGNVSALGTSGGNAARVITSSSTSTLNVNNGDHVVGHVSGPGAGAGTAVGQTTIAGTDSLTVNGLRQQKLSLAPGNAGEFTRLTAAEVDGGANGLMIVNNTALNGGTGMPGLLMSNESYIDLNDNDLVLFHSDNLVDPNPIATITQYLDNYYTFGSAPGNNVPMIGSTTVDNSGGGRILIAVDNANSQFGNVGNPFYDITLGDANLGIGFNQVIVRFTYPGDYNLDGQVDGADYVVVDSNLGVATPGLSGGWTLGDGDFDGMVTAADYLPIDSNFGSGVGNPLSISNPAVTAIPEPSTWVLGSLAAVGLGILSARRRKA; encoded by the coding sequence ATGGATCAAAAATTTTGGAACTTTTTATTGGGTCAAACTTCCGTGCAACTTTATTTGGCCAAGAATTGGCGCAAAGCGTTGCTGCTGGGCCTGGCCTCGGCGGCGGGATTTGCCGGTTCCGAAATTTCCTCTCCCATGTCAGCTCATGCCGCCGATGGCAGTTGGCTCTTGACCACAGGGGGTTCCTGGAATGATCCCGCTAGTTGGACCGGGGGTATCGTTGCCGACGGCCAGGGATTTACCGGGACATTTAGCACGGCTCTAGGAGCCGCGGCCAGCGTCACCCTGGATGGCGATCGGACGATTGGCAACTTGGTCTTTGGCGTGGTGCCGGGGGGGGCGGCTTCGACCCGCACCTGGACGATTAACCCCGGCACACCCACGACCAGCAAGCTCACGCTGGACGTCGCGGCGGGCAGTCCGCAGATCACCGTTAATAACAACCGCCAAGTGACGCTCAACGTCCCATTGGAAGGAACAGACGGCTTTACCAAGACCGGTGCCGGCAATATCGCTCTCACCCAACCGAGCACGCTATCGGGGACCGTTTCCCTGAGCCGTGCCTCCGGTTTTGTGTCAAACAACAACCGTTTTGGATCATTGCGGGTGGGGCATCCCCAAGCATTGGGAACCGCCAATATCGTGCTGGTACCGGACGCCGCGGCTTATAATGCGCTCAATCTCAACTTTGCCACCGGCACCATGACAAATAATGTCACCTTGCCCGCCAGTGGCCCGCAGATTGAACTTACCTCCAACATCAACCTCGAACCGACCTTTGGCGGCAAACTGAGCGGCGGACACTCGGGGATGATCCTGCGGATCAGCAACTCCGACAGCGTTGCCAAGGGGGGGATTATTTTTAGCAACCCCGCGAATGACTTTACCGTCGATCAGATTTTGCTGTTTCGCGGGATGATGGGCGTGACCGCCAGCAGCGCGCTGGGCAATCCGACGAACCGACTGGTGTTGGACGTGACCCGCGGCGGCGCTGGCCAGGAAGAATCCGGCCTGCACTTTTTGGCAAATAACGTCAACCTGCCCAATCCGGTCGGTCTGCGGGAGCACACCGTCATTAATGTGAATGGCAACAACGCCACATTATCGGGGGTGATCGAGGATTTTACCGGTGGCAATTTTGAACCGACATCGCTTTTTAGCTCCAATGGCGCTGATCCCGGCACGCCGGGATTTGCCTACATCCCCGGTTCGCTCAAGGTGACCGCCGCCAACCTGCATACAAAGGAATTTGATGTTTATCCCCAAGCCAAATACATCATTGCCAATGCCAACGGCATGGGTGACATTGTCCGCGGCACCGATGTGGTCAGTGGCGGGACGGTCGCCCTGGAATCGAGCGGGGCGCCGGTGACATTTGCCGATGAGCCGCTGACGATTGACGGGATGGGCTCAAGCCTAGGTGGGACCCCGGCGGGCGCGCTGGAAAACCTGGCGGGTGACAACACCTACAATGGTCCGATCACCATCACCAAATGGGACATCATCACCGGCGGTTTAACCAAGGGATCCGGTCCGACCACCGCGTCCATTGGGGTGACCGCGGGGACGTTAAACATCACCAGCCCCATCGCGGAAGACGGCCTCAACGCCGGCTCCGGCCTGACCAAAGTCGGCCCCGGCACGCTGACCCTCAGCGCGATCAATGGCTACACGGGTCCCACCACGGTCAACGGCGGTACCCTGGTCGTCGCGGGAACAGGCGGCGTCCTCAGCACTGCTTACACCGTGAACTCGGGGGGCGTACTGGATGTGTCGGCCAATGGACTGAATCTGGTCGCGGGGAACACCCTGCGGGTGGGCCGCCAGGGAGCTCCCGCCAATGACGTCATCGGCAATGTAACCCTCACTGGTTCCACATTAGAGATCGGTGCCAGCGGAGCCAGCAATGTCCGCACCGCCACCTTTGCCAACAACCTCACGTTGGACGGCACCACTCTCAAGTATGACTTGTCAAATTTGACAACCGTTGGCGGCGGGGTGAACGATCTAATCAACGTCGTGGGTGACTTGACATTGAATAATGTCAACCCCATCCAGGTCAATCGCTTTAACTCGTTTTTGGCTAATGGCACCTACACCTTGCTGACCTACAGCGGCACACTGACCGGCAACGCGGCCAATCTGTCGCTGTTTGGCGGCGGCGTCACCCGTCAGGTCTTTACCTTTGACACCAGCATTGCTAATCAGGTCAACCTCAATGTCTCCGGCACTCCCGCTAATTTGGAATGGCGGGGAGATGCCGTCAATAACATTTGGGACCTGAATAACGGCGGTAACAACGTCTGGAAAAACCTGACCGCGGCCGGCATGCCGCTCGATACGTTTTTTGACTTGGATACCGTTACTTTTAACGATAACGGTTCCGCCTCGCCGAACGTGCAAATTACCGCTTCGGTCAATCCGCTCAATACCATCATCAACGCCACTACCAAGAACTATGTGTTTGACTCGGTCGGTGGCAGCATTGGCGGCGTCGGCGGACTTACCAAGACCGGGAGCGGCAATCTAACGCTTAATGTCGCCACCAACAGCTTTACCGGGCCGGTCTCGCTCAGTGGCGGGACGGTGCGGGTCACATCCATTTCCGACGCCGGAATCGCCAGTTCCCTGGGTGCCGGTTCATCCCTGGCTTTGGAAAATGTCACGCTTATTCACACGGGCGGTTCCCCCAGCTTTTCCAACAAGGCCCTGACCATTGGAACGGGAAATATCAGCATCCTGGCCAACGGCAGTTCCCTGTTTTTGACCAATACCACCCCCGCGGTCATGCAGGGAGCGGGTCCGCGCACGATCACCCTGGGGGGAACCGTGGCCGACGTTAGCACCTTTGGCGCGGGACTGTCCGACAACGGCGGCCCGGTCTCCATCATCAAGAACGGCCCCGGTACCTGGGTCTTGGCGGGTGATAACAATATTTCCGGTCCGGTCACCATCAATGCCGGGAATCTATCCGTGGGTAATGGCGGGACGACTGGCAGCCTGGGAACAGGTGATGTCACGATGGCCCCTGGATCGGTCATTGACTTTAACCGCAGCGGCACGCTGGTGATTCCCAATAACATCTCCGGGAATGGCTCATTGGTCTTTACCCCCCCCACGCCCAGCACGTTTGAATTGGGCGGTAACAACACCTTTACCGGTGGCGTGACCGGCAATGAACAAACCCGCTGGGTGTTGCGGTCCGCGACGGGTTTTGGCACTGGTCCGGTGGTCATGAGCACCAACCTGTTCACTGGTAATTCCAACACACTGCCTGCCATCGGATTCCGCTTTGACAATAACACCTCGCACGTCGTGACCAACGACTTTACCTTTAGCTCCGCCGAATTCCGCTTGAGCTTCTTGAACACCACCGGCACGCCGACGTCATCCAATCCGACGGGCGTACAAGTGACGATGTCGGGTAAAATCACTGGCGGCGGCCCGGGGGCCCGATTCTTTGTGGATGCTACCGCCGGCGGCAACCACGGCAACGCCCTGGTGTTGACGAATCCGCTGAATGACTTTGTGGGGACGATTCAAAACTGGCGCGGGACGCTGGCCTTTACCAGTGACGCCGCGTTGGGCAACCCCGACAACGACCTGGAGCAATTTTCCGAAAATTTGGCTGGCTCGTTCCGGTTTGACGCGCCTAATATCGTGCTCAACCCGCTGCGGGAAATCTTTATGCCCGGCTCCGAGAACGCCCGTCCGTTCCTCACGCCAGGTGTCGATGGCGAAATTGCCGGACCGATCCACGGGACGGGCACCTTTATCAAGCAAGGGAGCGGCACTCTCACCCTGTCGAACCCGGCGAATGATTTTGTCAACGATATGCTGCTGCAAGGGGGCTTTGTCCGCGTGGCGGTGGATAGCGCCCTGGGGGCGGGAACCGTCGACTTTGCCATGCAGGGGGGTGGCTTGGCCACGTCCGCGGGTTTCACAACGGCCCGCAATATCAGCGTGCAAACAACGGGCGGCATTAGGACCGATGGTGCCCCCAACACGACGACCCACACGGGGATTTTGCAAAACCAAGGGATCTTTACTAAGTCCGGCGCGGGAAAACTTGTGTTGCAGGGCGAGCAGGACTACAGCCAGCTGAGCACCGTTGCCGTGACGGAAGGGACGCTGACTTATGATTTGGCGGTGGCCCCGACCAATCCGATTGTCAATGTCGAATTTCAAGCGGCGGCGGGGGGAACCTTGGAACTGGCCAACGCCTTTTCCATTTTGAATAATCCCAGTTCCACCACCAAAATCGACGGCACCCTGCGCAACACCACAAATCAGGTGGTCAGCACCAATCTGGTCTTTGGGAATAATGCCGCAGTTCAGGTTGGCCCCGCCACCACGCTCAAACTGGAAGTCACCGGCCCTAACACCAGCACCGTCGGCACCGGCGTCACCGTGGGTATCGCGGCTGGCAGCACGCTGGAACTCTCGGGCAATGTCAGCGCCCTGGGGACCAGCGGCGGAAATGCCGCCCGCGTGATCACCAGTTCCAGCACCAGCACGCTCAATGTTAACAATGGTGATCATGTGGTGGGCCACGTCAGCGGACCTGGGGCCGGTGCCGGAACGGCGGTTGGACAAACCACGATTGCTGGCACGGATTCCTTGACCGTCAACGGGTTGCGGCAACAAAAACTCTCCCTGGCTCCCGGTAACGCCGGAGAGTTTACCCGACTGACCGCCGCGGAAGTTGACGGCGGCGCCAATGGCCTAATGATTGTCAATAACACGGCCCTCAATGGAGGGACCGGGATGCCAGGCTTGTTGATGAGCAATGAGAGTTACATCGACTTAAATGACAACGACCTCGTGTTATTTCATTCCGACAACCTCGTCGATCCCAATCCGATTGCGACCATCACCCAATATCTTGACAATTATTACACGTTCGGCTCGGCTCCGGGCAATAACGTGCCGATGATTGGCAGCACCACGGTGGATAATTCGGGCGGGGGACGGATTCTCATCGCGGTCGATAACGCCAACAGCCAATTTGGCAATGTCGGCAATCCGTTTTATGACATCACCCTGGGTGACGCCAACTTGGGCATCGGGTTTAATCAAGTGATCGTCCGGTTTACTTATCCGGGCGATTATAATCTGGATGGCCAGGTGGACGGCGCTGATTATGTGGTCGTAGATTCAAACCTAGGCGTCGCCACTCCCGGTTTGTCCGGGGGTTGGACGCTGGGTGACGGCGACTTTGACGGAATGGTTACCGCCGCAGACTATTTGCCGATCGATAGCAATTTTGGCTCGGGCGTGGGAAATCCCCTCTCCATTTCCAACCCCGCGGTCACCGCGATTCCCGAACCCAGCACCTGGGTATTGGGTTCGTTGGCCGCGGTCGGCCTGGGCATTTTGTCCGCTCGCCGCCGCAAGGCCTAG
- a CDS encoding DUF1559 domain-containing protein: MSRSSFAYRLFPGYFPSTASMRRGFTLVELLVVIAIIGILVALLLPAVQLAREAARRTTCQNNIKNLGIAVHNYLDANKMFPPGAERNMNLESNHGYGAHWSAYILPYIEENPTFKALVFASQVQSSEGANWASQGIGYPSATLGSPDPTQRNVAACEKIINLFRCPSMAIEQNYLNISEASWTVLRRVPASYVANCSGLIKLDYDHRVGRQPENQRFWNKTDGIFYNGSKTRVREINDGMSKTVCLGEVLPDPRVSRPGTGEDPLNTPGPFPENSQKDHWFIGGDDADETRDVSEVWGTTANPIGLTKEHRPWGEYEFSYGSSHGGGDAAHILMADSSVHLIQNSINPKTFSALGTRNAKDQTSDFRP; encoded by the coding sequence ATGAGCAGGTCCAGCTTTGCCTACCGACTATTCCCCGGATATTTCCCCTCAACGGCCAGCATGCGCCGGGGCTTTACCCTGGTGGAGCTACTGGTCGTGATTGCCATCATTGGCATTTTGGTGGCGCTACTGCTTCCCGCGGTGCAGCTTGCCCGCGAGGCCGCTCGCCGCACCACCTGTCAAAACAACATCAAAAACCTAGGCATTGCTGTCCATAATTATTTGGATGCCAATAAAATGTTTCCTCCCGGGGCGGAGCGAAACATGAACCTGGAATCCAATCATGGCTACGGGGCGCATTGGAGCGCATATATCCTCCCCTATATCGAGGAAAATCCCACATTTAAAGCCTTGGTTTTTGCCAGTCAGGTTCAATCAAGCGAGGGGGCCAATTGGGCGTCCCAGGGTATTGGTTATCCCAGTGCCACGCTGGGGTCACCCGATCCCACCCAGCGTAACGTGGCCGCGTGCGAAAAAATCATCAACTTATTTCGTTGTCCCTCGATGGCCATTGAGCAAAATTATCTTAATATATCCGAAGCCAGTTGGACGGTCCTGCGCCGCGTCCCGGCAAGCTACGTGGCCAATTGCTCGGGTTTGATCAAGTTGGATTATGATCACCGCGTGGGTCGCCAACCGGAAAATCAACGCTTTTGGAATAAAACCGACGGGATTTTTTATAACGGCAGCAAAACCCGCGTGCGCGAAATAAACGATGGAATGTCCAAAACCGTCTGCCTGGGCGAGGTCCTCCCCGATCCGCGGGTTAGTCGCCCCGGTACTGGTGAAGATCCACTGAACACACCCGGCCCCTTCCCGGAAAACTCCCAAAAAGACCACTGGTTTATCGGTGGAGATGACGCCGACGAAACCCGCGATGTGTCAGAGGTCTGGGGGACCACGGCTAATCCGATCGGTCTGACCAAGGAACACCGCCCCTGGGGGGAATACGAATTTAGCTACGGTAGCAGCCACGGTGGCGGGGACGCGGCGCATATCCTGATGGCCGATAGCTCTGTCCATTTAATTCAAAATTCCATTAATCCCAAGACTTTCTCGGCTCTGGGCACGCGCAACGCCAAAGACCAAACGAGCGACTTTAGGCCGTAA